In Coleofasciculus chthonoplastes PCC 7420, the sequence AACCATTACGTTGACCTCTCAATGACTGCAATTCCGATAGCATTACCTATCTCAGCTTAGACATATCCCTAGTCAGGAATCCCCTCTCTCTAGGCTTAGATTTGCTTCCCCAGCTCCCCCTGCTTTCCCTGCTACAACACTTATTCAGCCCCTACCTATTCCCTCAGATGCAGGTTTTTTGCCTCGTGGTGAGGTAATCTGCGATCGCATGGACTGTTTTAGTTTCCCTTATGTCACAAAAAAATTGCCCGCCACTACGTTAGAAAGAATTTATTTTGTCGGTTATACTATCTCAACCCTAGGGATGGGGAGTTATAGTCCTCAAGGTTCAGTTTGGCAAATTGCCACAGCAATTGCTTCTGTGAATGGGTTCTTTTTAGTTACCTTGGCAATCGCCTATCTCTTACCTGTGGTTTCAGCCGCGACTGAGCAACGCCAACTGGCGGTTTATATTTCCTCTCTCGGTGGTACGGCTGACGAAATTCTTGTCAGAGCCTGGAATGGCAAAGATTTTGGGCAGTTTGACCAGCATTTAATTGCTTTGACACCAATGCTTGCCCAACAGGGAGAACGCCATCTAACTTACCCAATTCTTCATTATTTCCACAGCATTGAACGGTCTCGCTCGATCAAGCTGAGTTTAGTGGCTCTTGATGAAGCGCTAACCATCTTGGACTATGGCATTAAACCATCACATCAACCTGATCCGGCGGCGCTAGGTGCAGCACGCCGAGCAAGTGCAGCTTATTTGAAAACACTCAAATCCGCTTACTTAAAACCCGCCTCGGAAAACCCACCGCTTCCATCCCTGGAACGACTCAGGCGACAAGGGATTCCCACAGTGAGCGATCGCCAATTTTGGGACGCCACCAAACACGTCACCAAACGCCGACGGCTGCTATTAGCGCTGATTCACAATGACGGCTGGGTTTGGGATGCGATCGGCTCCAGCCAAACCACCAATCGGGCTACCCCCTTAGATGACCAGACGACGATTGACAAAGTAATATTGCATTGATTAGGGAACAGGAAAGGGAACTTGTAGAGATGCGCCATGGCGTGTCTGGGAGTTGGGGGAGAAGATTATCAATAAACCATGAACAATCAACAATCAACAATCAACCATGAAAAAAATCAAGTATATTCTCTTAGGCTTAGTCGGACTATTCTGTTTCCTTATAATTTGGGGCTTGATTGAGCCTTATATCCTCG encodes:
- a CDS encoding potassium channel family protein, whose protein sequence is MPRGEVICDRMDCFSFPYVTKKLPATTLERIYFVGYTISTLGMGSYSPQGSVWQIATAIASVNGFFLVTLAIAYLLPVVSAATEQRQLAVYISSLGGTADEILVRAWNGKDFGQFDQHLIALTPMLAQQGERHLTYPILHYFHSIERSRSIKLSLVALDEALTILDYGIKPSHQPDPAALGAARRASAAYLKTLKSAYLKPASENPPLPSLERLRRQGIPTVSDRQFWDATKHVTKRRRLLLALIHNDGWVWDAIGSSQTTNRATPLDDQTTIDKVILH